In a single window of the Dreissena polymorpha isolate Duluth1 chromosome 3, UMN_Dpol_1.0, whole genome shotgun sequence genome:
- the LOC127872257 gene encoding uncharacterized protein K02A2.6-like yields the protein MKLLRYDIEFQFVKGSDLVIADDLSRAYPESKENETADRLDIRNVKNGAFDQFPDARILEIRRATEEDSPMQELQHLIITGWPKKSDISAELGQYHPLRDTLSVQDGVIFKGEAIVIPKSLRKEMLQRLHKAHLGYDSMVRRARLTIFWPGMRAELKEFTKKCVQCEDRKPPPQQEKLKQHSDGLRPWDKVGSDLFQIQNRLYLVVVDYHSSFIEVDLLTAATSQQVIDKMKKHFARFGIPRELITDGGPQYMSTEFHNFTQKWGIKHHIMSPQHSASNGKAESAVKAMKTLIIKCHESRTDPMEAILEQRNTPRADTKRSPAQMMMNRKLRTMVPSRVKAEPSCESRVNRKKSVKKWFDQKAHYQPKVKIGQSVYFHKQSKKPWQKGIVENINGDRYIVRIEESGLYARNRVHIRPTKVEVQIREQSPPRYGNMNSETRNQSAPKTHETTRMTATSSAGNTTAASESEPTAASESGPSRYNLRPRGNIQRPQCLEGFV from the coding sequence ATGAAACTCCTGAGATATGATATCGAGTTCCAGTTTGTGAAGGGCTCAGATCTCGTGATTGCGGATGATCTGAGTCGTGCATACCCAGAATCAAAGGAAAATGAAACTGCAGATCGGTTGGACATTCGAAATGTCAAAAATGGTGCATTCGACCAGTTTCCAGATGCAAGAATTCTGGAAATCAGACGTGCAACAGAAGAAGATTCGCCAATGCAAGAGCTTCAGCACTTAATAATCACTGGATGGCCGAAAAAAAGTGACATTAGTGCTGAACTCGGACAATATCACCCTCTCAGAGATACTCTCAGTGTGCAAGATGGAGTGATCTTCAAAGGTGAAGCAATAGTTATTCCAAAAAGCCTGAGAAAAGAAATGCTGCAAAGACTGCACAAAGCACATCTAGGTTATGATAGTATGGTCAGAAGAGCCCGCTTAACGATCTTCTGGCCGGGTATGAGAGCAGAACTGAAAGAGTTCACGAAAAAATGTGTACAGTGTGAGGACAGAAAACCTCCCCCTCAACAGGAAAAGTTGAAACAACATAGTGATGGACTACGACCTTGGGACAAGGTCGGATCGGACTTGTTCCAAATACAGAACAGGTTATATCTCGTCGTCGTAGACTACCACTCAAGCTTCATCGAAGTGGATTTACTGACAGCGGCAACCAGTCAGCAAGTGATTGACAAAATGAAGAAACACTTTGCTAGATTCGGAATTCCCAGAGAACTGATAACTGACGGTGGACCCCAGTATATGTCCACAGAATTCCATAACTTTACACAGAAGTGGGGTATAAAGCATCACATCATGTCGCCCCAACACTCAGCATCAAATGGTAAAGCTGAGAGTGCTGTGAAAGCCATGAAGACACTGATCATCAAGTGCCACGAGTCGCGTACGGACCCGATGGAGGCGATCCTGGAACAACGAAACACCCCTCGTGCCGACACCAAGAGGAGTCCAGCTCAGATGATGATGAATCGAAAGCTTCGCACCATGGTACCTTCGCGCGTGAAAGCAGAGCCAAGTTGTGAATCGCGAGTGAATCGTAAGAAATCGGTGAAAAAATGGTTCGATCAAAAAGCGCACTATCAACCAAAAGTAAAAATCGGTCAATCAGTGTATTTCCATAAGCAGAGCAAAAAGCCCTGGCAGAAAGGCATAGTTGAAAATATCAATGGTGATCGATATATTGTGCGTATTGAAGAAAGTGGGCTGTATGCCAGGAATCGTGTTCATATCCGTCCGACAAAAGTCGAAGTGCAGATTCGCGAGCAATCTCCGCCTCGTTATGGAAATATGAATTCTGAAACTCGTAATCAAAGCGCGCCAAAGACGCATGAAACTACTCGTATGACTGCAACATCTTCAGCAGGCAACACGACAGCAGCCTCTGAATCAGAACCAACAGCAGCTTCGGAATCCGGACCGAGCAGATACAACCTAAGGCCCCGCGGAAACATTCAAAGACCCCAGTGTCTTGAGGGTTTTGTGTGA
- the LOC127875085 gene encoding uncharacterized protein LOC127875085 encodes MTPIHIVFILASLCVLASATKNLCTYKGKTYQDGQTFIDVYSECKCDDGKVTCSQRVYPKTPCTYKGENYQDGQTFKDDCNDCKCDDGKATCSQRVCPSHDSKIYTVGTRHAGTDVVAFFATLSNKTMNRGVGQNVKFDRIITNVGSAYNEHVGAFTAPVSGVYVFMSTLLSNKGKNAGFELVRNGNFICKMYASGVGAYGGGNYDTSAGSFVLCLNKGDVIAVHNLDPGENLYGNNISYFSWFLLKEWEQDLSIVG; translated from the exons ATGACGCCGATACACATCGTTTTCATATTAGCGAGCCTTTGCGTTCTGGCTTCGGCTACCA AGAATCTATGTACTTACAAAGGAAAAACCTATCAGGACGGTCAAACTTTCATAGACGTTTATAGCGAGTGCAAATGTGACGATGGAAAAGTCACATGTTCTCAACGCGTATATCCCA AGACCCCTTGCACATACAAAGGAGAAAACTACCAGGATGGTCAAACTTTCAAAGACGATTGTAACGACTGCAAATGTGACGATGGAAAGGCCACGTGTTCTCAACGCGTTTGTCCCA GTCATGATTCGAAGATTTACACAGTTGGGACCCGCCATGCAGGGACTGATGTGGTTGCATTCTTTGCTACTCTAAGCAACAAAACCATGAATCGTGGTGTTGGCCAAAATGTGAAGTTTGATCGCATCATTACCAACGTCGGCTCGGCATATAATGAGCACGTCGGAGCTTTCACTGCTCCGGTGTCCGGTGTGTACGTGTTCATGTCAACACTTCTGTCTAACAAAGGAAAAAATGCGGGTTTCGAACTTGTCCGCAAtggaaattttatttgtaaaatgtatgCTAGCGGAGTCGGTGCATATGGTGGCGGAAATTACGATACCAGCGCCGGCAGCTTTGTTTTGTGTCTCAACAAAGGCGATGTTATTGCCGTACACAATCTGGACCCTGGGGAGAACCTCTATGGTAACAATATTTCGTACTTCTCCTGGTTTCTTCTCAAAGAGTGGGAGCAAGATCTATCTATTGTTGGCTAA